AGGTCCTCGGTGCGCTTCCGCGGCCCGAGCATGCCGATGTAGGGCGCGGGCGAGTCGAGCAGTTGCTCGAGCACGCTCCGATCGCGTAGGTAGTGGTGGTTCATCACCAGCGCGAAGCTGTGCGCGTCGATGGCGAGGCGTTCGACTCCTTCCTCGACGGGGACGCAGGCGACCTCGCAGCCTGTGAAGTGCTCGCTCCGCGCGTAGGCGGCGCGGGGGTCGGCGACCGCGACGTCCCAACCCACGCCGAGCGCCAAACGCGCCACAGGCGCTGCGTCGGGCCCGGCACCGAAGATCGCCAGTCGCGGCGGTGGCGCCACGCGTTCGATCGCCCAGCCTTCGACGTTCACGCCGGCTCGTGTCCCGGCTGCGGCGGAGTGCAGCGCGGCCTCGAGCGCGGCGTCTTCCGCGGTCGAGGTCGGCAGCGCTTCGCATCGGCCGTCTGCGTGTCGCACCAGGTGGGTTCCGAGTCGCTCCTGCGTGAGTGCACTGGCCAGCACGCCGACTTCGCGCCGCATCCGCCACGCCGACAACCACCCGAGCACGCCGGGCTCACTCGGCGTCACGCGCTCGAGCAGCACCTCGACGCGTCCCGCGCAGCCGAGGCCCATGCCCCAGACGAGGTCCTCCTCGCGGGTGGCGTCGTAGACCGCGAGCTGGGGCGTGCCCGTCGC
This window of the Myxococcota bacterium genome carries:
- a CDS encoding XdhC family protein; protein product: FDALAPDEAAVLGTLVHTEGSTYRRPGARMLVLPDDTWVGLVGGGCLEGDLLERARAVRATGTPQLAVYDATREEDLVWGMGLGCAGRVEVLLERVTPSEPGVLGWLSAWRMRREVGVLASALTQERLGTHLVRHADGRCEALPTSTAEDAALEAALHSAAAGTRAGVNVEGWAIERVAPPPRLAIFGAGPDAAPVARLALGVGWDVAVADPRAAYARSEHFTGCEVACVPVEEGVERLAIDAHSFALVMNHHYLRDRSVLEQLLDSPAPYIGMLGPRKRTEDLLLELQRDGIDIRDADRERIHGPAGLDLGGDGPEAIALSIVSEMLAVHHERSGGWLRERKAPIYERDPA